One window from the genome of Salvia miltiorrhiza cultivar Shanhuang (shh) chromosome 7, IMPLAD_Smil_shh, whole genome shotgun sequence encodes:
- the LOC130993941 gene encoding uncharacterized protein LOC130993941 — MMPISRRDSDFTYALMAIDYLSLEIPFSVQRAAERQLIERAAERQLLVPTKIGKDKVPISHLQYADDTIFLLEADDRNVESVKKLLILFQFVSGLAVNFEKSSLLTVGVDEAVERRWAALLMCKIGSFPCNYLCTKVGGRSNGVGDWKFLVEKVSNKVARWKKIHLSLAGRITLVKSVLQSIPVYQLSIAFIPKVVIKELNSLFSRFLWGGGTQTGGITWFKWNALCFNKKSGGLGFRNVEWFNQVLLIKWLWRFLGEGKALWARVIKSLYGELVWGEGGECSVAGRAGQKGWWQKIVEKE, encoded by the exons ATGATGCCAATTTCCAGACGTGATTCCGACTTCACCTATGCTTTGATGGCGATAGACTACCTATCGTTGGAAATCCCCTTTA GTGTACAAAGAGCAGCGGAGAGACAGCTCATTGAAAGAGCAGCGGAGAGACAACTCCTGGTCCCGACGAAGATTGGCAAGGATAAAGTGCCCATTTCACACTTACAGTACGCGGACGACACTATCTTTTTGTTGGAGGCAGATGACAGAAATGTGGAGAGTGTGAAGAAACTACTTATTCTCTTTCAGTTTGTCTCGGGTTTAGCTGTAAATTTCGAGAAGAGTAGTCTTTTGACAGTGGGAGTGGATGAGGCAGTGGAGAGGAGATGGGCAGCGCTCCTCATGTGCAAGATCGGCTCTTTTCCGTGCAACTACTTGTGTACTAAAGTGGGGGGTCGCAGCAatggtgttggagattggaagTTTTTGGTTGAAAAAGTCTCAAACAAAGTGGCAAGATGGAAGAAAATACATCTTTCGCTGGCAGGGCGAATTACTCTTGTCAAATCGGTGTTGCAATCCATCCCGGTTTATCAACTTTCCATCGCTTTCATACCTAAAGTGGTGATTAAGGAACTTAACTCACTGTTCTCCAGATTTTTGTGGGGAGGAGGGACACAGACGGGGGGTATTACTTGGTTTAAGTGGAATGCCTTATGCTTCAACAAGAAATCAGGCGGTCTGGGGTTTCGGAACGTCGAATGGTTCAATCAGGTGTTGTTAATTAAGTGGCTTTGGAGGTTTTTGGGGGAAGGGAAAGCTCTGTGGGCAAGGGTGATTAAATCTCTTTATGGGGAGCTtgtgtggggggaagggggggAATGTTCGGTGGCGGGAAGAGCTGGACAGAAAGGGTGGTGGCAGAAAATTGTGGAGAAGGAATGA